One Betta splendens chromosome 16, fBetSpl5.4, whole genome shotgun sequence genomic window carries:
- the LOC114843493 gene encoding C-X-C chemokine receptor type 1-like isoform X2, producing MDVDVGGFLTQNTTYDYSDYERKHWRISDIFVLNLAISDALLLGTLPFWAAQAAQQSGWCFGAALCKICGAIFNMNFYCGILLLCCISLYHYLSIIHSVQLPVHHSHREPMLVHASCLAVWLVSLLLTIPDWIFLEPTEPTTQTKPLCVHTYTTSSANWQLGPRLLHHVLGLLVPTATLVVCCSGILLRLHFKNLKQQRAVTLLLLAGVFFVFWLPYNVTLMVDTYRSSSKDSQRSSFKALPATFALACVHACLRPVIYVFLSGNFRKWTLAVLRCEAADESKGEVRSSLWELGVREKALPAQNHELENLKQTTGAEQPVQSA from the exons ATGGATGTGGATGTTGGAGGATTTCTCACACAGAACACCACCTATGACTACTCTGACTATGA AAGGAAACACTGGAGGATATCGGACATCTTTGTTCTCAATTTGGCCATTTCCGACGCCCTGCTGCTTGGGACGCTGCCTTTTTGGGCCGCACAGGCAGCTCAACAGTCTGGATGGTGCTTTGGGGCCGCTCTCTGCAAGATCTGTGGAGCTATTTTCAAT ATGAACTTCTACTGTGGGATCTTGCTGCTGTGTTGCATCAGTCTGTATCACTATCTGTCCATCATCCACTCTGTGCAGCTCCCAGTACATCACTCGCACAGGGAACCCATGTTGGTGCATGCCAGCTGCCTGGCGGTCTGGCTCGTCTCCCTGCTCCTCACAATCCCTGACTGGATTTTCTTAGAGCCTACGGAACCTACGACGCAAACCAAACCACTGTGTGTTCACACATACACTACATCATCTGCTAACTGGCAGCTGGGGCCACGCCTGCTCCACCACGTACTGGGTTTACTGGTGCCCACGGCCACACTGGTCGTCTGCTGTTCCGGCATCCTTCTACGGCTGCACTTTAAAAACCTCAAGCAGCAGAGAGCGGTGACCCTCCTGCTCCTGGCCGGggtcttctttgtgttttggctACCATACAACGTCACGCTGATGGTGGACACCTACAGGAGCAGCTCCAAGGACTCTCAGCGCAGTTCATTTAAAGCTCTGCCGGCCACGTTTGCTCTGGCCTGCGTTCATGCCTGTCTCAGGCCTGTGATCTACGTGTTCCTTAGTGGAAACTTCAGGAAGTGGACGCTGGCGGTACTGAGGTGCGAAGCCGCTGACGAATCGAAGGGTGAAGTTAGAAGTTCCTTGTGGGAGTTGGGTGTGAGAGAGAAGGCCCTGCCTGCTCAGAACCACGAGTTAGAAAATCTGAAGCAAACGACTGGAGCGGAGCAGCCAGTGCAGTCGGCGTAG
- the LOC114843493 gene encoding C-X-C chemokine receptor type 1-like isoform X1, whose product MDVDVGGFLTQNTTYDYSDYEYEYKDDLNPKGLRIMSVLIPVLYSVVLLVGLLGNALLLFALGLRRKHWRISDIFVLNLAISDALLLGTLPFWAAQAAQQSGWCFGAALCKICGAIFNMNFYCGILLLCCISLYHYLSIIHSVQLPVHHSHREPMLVHASCLAVWLVSLLLTIPDWIFLEPTEPTTQTKPLCVHTYTTSSANWQLGPRLLHHVLGLLVPTATLVVCCSGILLRLHFKNLKQQRAVTLLLLAGVFFVFWLPYNVTLMVDTYRSSSKDSQRSSFKALPATFALACVHACLRPVIYVFLSGNFRKWTLAVLRCEAADESKGEVRSSLWELGVREKALPAQNHELENLKQTTGAEQPVQSA is encoded by the exons ATGGATGTGGATGTTGGAGGATTTCTCACACAGAACACCACCTATGACTACTCTGACTATGAGTATGAGTATAAAGATGATCTTAATCCGAAAGGACTCCGCATTATGTCCGTGTTGATACCGGTTCTCTACTCCGTGGTGCTGCTGGTCGGCCTTCTGGGGAATGCCTTGCTCCTGTTTGCTCTGGGTCTCAGAAGGAAACACTGGAGGATATCGGACATCTTTGTTCTCAATTTGGCCATTTCCGACGCCCTGCTGCTTGGGACGCTGCCTTTTTGGGCCGCACAGGCAGCTCAACAGTCTGGATGGTGCTTTGGGGCCGCTCTCTGCAAGATCTGTGGAGCTATTTTCAAT ATGAACTTCTACTGTGGGATCTTGCTGCTGTGTTGCATCAGTCTGTATCACTATCTGTCCATCATCCACTCTGTGCAGCTCCCAGTACATCACTCGCACAGGGAACCCATGTTGGTGCATGCCAGCTGCCTGGCGGTCTGGCTCGTCTCCCTGCTCCTCACAATCCCTGACTGGATTTTCTTAGAGCCTACGGAACCTACGACGCAAACCAAACCACTGTGTGTTCACACATACACTACATCATCTGCTAACTGGCAGCTGGGGCCACGCCTGCTCCACCACGTACTGGGTTTACTGGTGCCCACGGCCACACTGGTCGTCTGCTGTTCCGGCATCCTTCTACGGCTGCACTTTAAAAACCTCAAGCAGCAGAGAGCGGTGACCCTCCTGCTCCTGGCCGGggtcttctttgtgttttggctACCATACAACGTCACGCTGATGGTGGACACCTACAGGAGCAGCTCCAAGGACTCTCAGCGCAGTTCATTTAAAGCTCTGCCGGCCACGTTTGCTCTGGCCTGCGTTCATGCCTGTCTCAGGCCTGTGATCTACGTGTTCCTTAGTGGAAACTTCAGGAAGTGGACGCTGGCGGTACTGAGGTGCGAAGCCGCTGACGAATCGAAGGGTGAAGTTAGAAGTTCCTTGTGGGAGTTGGGTGTGAGAGAGAAGGCCCTGCCTGCTCAGAACCACGAGTTAGAAAATCTGAAGCAAACGACTGGAGCGGAGCAGCCAGTGCAGTCGGCGTAG
- the cxcr3.2 gene encoding C-X-C chemokine receptor type 3-2 isoform X1, producing the protein MDQMPLITTTEDYYVSESFYDDYDYNETENTTFDVSRTRAVPCLKEAAYAYVFAQNYCPVVYSLVFLLAVVGNSLVLCVIRRYRKTQRGGACAFSLTDTFLLHLAISDLLLAFTLPLFAVQLANQWVFGLVVCKISGALFSLNRYSGILFLACISFDRYLAIVHAVSSTWKRNTYHAQIACSFIWIICLGLSVVEIAFRQVVKTDTLAGLTVDRCEVWYTENTTQWQVGLHLLSIILGFGLPLLIMLYCYIRIFRSLCNASRRQKRKSLRLIISLVSVFVICWAPYNGFQLTDCLHRLGLVMGSCQLNQVLDIGTLITDSVGLLHCALNPLLYGFVGVKFRRELVKMCKGLVGQSGWMGMESWKGRGRKRSGGSFISTESENTTYSVMV; encoded by the exons ATGGATCAAATGCCTTTGATTACTACAACAGAAGATTACTATGTGAGTGAATCTTTTTATGAT GATTATGATTATAATGAGACTGAGAACACAACCTTTGATGTAAGCAGGACGCGTGCAGTTCCGTGCTTGAAGGAGGCCGCTTACGCCTATGTGTTTGCTCAGAATTACTGTCCTGTGGTCTACAGCCTGGTGTTCCTCTTGGCTGTCGTGGGCAACAGCCTGGTGCTGTGTGTCATCAGGCGCTACCGAAAGACTCAGAGAGGCGGGGCCTGTGCCTTCTCGCTGACTGACACCTTTCTGCTTCACCTGGCCATttctgacctgctgctggcctTCACCCTGCCCCTGTTTGCAGTGCAGTTGGCGAACCAGTGGGTGTTCGGCTTGGTCGTTTGCAAGATCTCTGGCGCCCTGTTCTCCCTGAACCGCTACAGCGGCATCCTGTTCCTGGCCTGCATCAGCTTTGACAGATACCTAGCCATTGTTCATGCTGTCAGCTCTACCTGGAAACGCAACACCTACCATGCTCAGATTGCATGTAGCTTCATCTGGATTATCTGTTTGGGCCTCAGTGTAGTGGAGATTGCCTTCAGGCAGGTAGTAAAAACAGACACTTTGGCCGGCCTGACGGTGGATCGGTGTGAGGTCTGGTACACTGAGAACACCACACAGTGGCAGGTGGGGCTTCACCTGCTCAGCATAATCCTAGGTTTTGGTCTCCCCCTGCTCATCATGCTTTACTGCTACATCCGCATCTTCCGGTCATTGTGCAATGCCTCTCGACGCCAAAAACGCAAGTCTCTTCGACTTATCATCTCACTGGTGTCAGTGTTTGTCATCTGCTGGGCCCCGTACAATGGCTTCCAGCTGACGGACTGTCTGCATCGGCTGGGCCTGGTGATGGGAAGCTGCCAGCTCAATCAGGTCCTGGACATTGGGACTCTGATTACTGACAGTGTGGGACTGTTGCACTGTGCCCTGAACCCTCTGCTGTACGGCTTTGTGGGAGTGAAATTCAGGAGGGAGCTGGTCAAAATGTGCAAGGGGCTGGTGGGACAGAGCGGCTGGATGGGGATGGAGTCATGGAAGGGCCGTGGCCGTAAGAGAAGTGGAGGATCGTTCATTTCTACAGAAAGTGAAAATACCACCTATTCTGTCATGGTGTGA
- the cxcr3.2 gene encoding C-X-C chemokine receptor type 3-2 isoform X2, with the protein MDQMPLITTTEDYYDYDYNETENTTFDVSRTRAVPCLKEAAYAYVFAQNYCPVVYSLVFLLAVVGNSLVLCVIRRYRKTQRGGACAFSLTDTFLLHLAISDLLLAFTLPLFAVQLANQWVFGLVVCKISGALFSLNRYSGILFLACISFDRYLAIVHAVSSTWKRNTYHAQIACSFIWIICLGLSVVEIAFRQVVKTDTLAGLTVDRCEVWYTENTTQWQVGLHLLSIILGFGLPLLIMLYCYIRIFRSLCNASRRQKRKSLRLIISLVSVFVICWAPYNGFQLTDCLHRLGLVMGSCQLNQVLDIGTLITDSVGLLHCALNPLLYGFVGVKFRRELVKMCKGLVGQSGWMGMESWKGRGRKRSGGSFISTESENTTYSVMV; encoded by the exons ATGGATCAAATGCCTTTGATTACTACAACAGAAGATTACTAT GATTATGATTATAATGAGACTGAGAACACAACCTTTGATGTAAGCAGGACGCGTGCAGTTCCGTGCTTGAAGGAGGCCGCTTACGCCTATGTGTTTGCTCAGAATTACTGTCCTGTGGTCTACAGCCTGGTGTTCCTCTTGGCTGTCGTGGGCAACAGCCTGGTGCTGTGTGTCATCAGGCGCTACCGAAAGACTCAGAGAGGCGGGGCCTGTGCCTTCTCGCTGACTGACACCTTTCTGCTTCACCTGGCCATttctgacctgctgctggcctTCACCCTGCCCCTGTTTGCAGTGCAGTTGGCGAACCAGTGGGTGTTCGGCTTGGTCGTTTGCAAGATCTCTGGCGCCCTGTTCTCCCTGAACCGCTACAGCGGCATCCTGTTCCTGGCCTGCATCAGCTTTGACAGATACCTAGCCATTGTTCATGCTGTCAGCTCTACCTGGAAACGCAACACCTACCATGCTCAGATTGCATGTAGCTTCATCTGGATTATCTGTTTGGGCCTCAGTGTAGTGGAGATTGCCTTCAGGCAGGTAGTAAAAACAGACACTTTGGCCGGCCTGACGGTGGATCGGTGTGAGGTCTGGTACACTGAGAACACCACACAGTGGCAGGTGGGGCTTCACCTGCTCAGCATAATCCTAGGTTTTGGTCTCCCCCTGCTCATCATGCTTTACTGCTACATCCGCATCTTCCGGTCATTGTGCAATGCCTCTCGACGCCAAAAACGCAAGTCTCTTCGACTTATCATCTCACTGGTGTCAGTGTTTGTCATCTGCTGGGCCCCGTACAATGGCTTCCAGCTGACGGACTGTCTGCATCGGCTGGGCCTGGTGATGGGAAGCTGCCAGCTCAATCAGGTCCTGGACATTGGGACTCTGATTACTGACAGTGTGGGACTGTTGCACTGTGCCCTGAACCCTCTGCTGTACGGCTTTGTGGGAGTGAAATTCAGGAGGGAGCTGGTCAAAATGTGCAAGGGGCTGGTGGGACAGAGCGGCTGGATGGGGATGGAGTCATGGAAGGGCCGTGGCCGTAAGAGAAGTGGAGGATCGTTCATTTCTACAGAAAGTGAAAATACCACCTATTCTGTCATGGTGTGA
- the cnfn gene encoding cornifelin homolog has translation MEYQANVISSQPQITVKEYTVSSGLMEWSTNVCDCCEDCGICLCAAFVPCILACKVAQDNGDSCCVACLPGAMIALRTSIRSRYRISGSVCDDWVVMACLPWCGLCQMAREQKIRG, from the exons ATGGAGTACCAGGCAAATGTGATCAGCTCCCAGCCTCAGATCACAGTCAAAGAGTACACCGTGTCCTCTGGGTTAATGGAATGGAGCACAAATGTGTGCGACTGCTGTGAAGACTGTGGAATCT GTCTTTGCGCTGCGTTCGTCCCCTGCATCCTGGCCTGTAAGGTAGCACAGGACAATGGGGACAGCTGCTGCGTGGCCTGCCTTCCCGGTGCCATGATTGCTCTAAGGACGAGCATCCGCAGCAGATACCGCATCAGC GGCTCGGTGTGTGACGACTGGGTTGTTATGGCTTGCCTGCCTTGGTGTGGACTGTGTCAGATGGCCCGGGAGCAAAAGATCAGAGGATAA
- the tlr21 gene encoding toll-like receptor 21, translated as MTSRTQLLSVTVVLGAFQLISGYSFKNCIEHSSPKGRYFNCIHRNVNNISAIIADLPKSATNLTICSTAVVDIPSNSFANLSMLQFLRLDHNHLRIISEAAFQNLHQLKSLNLSFNYLSELSSSVFKDLHNLTFLSLTNNNLKLLPGGIFVSLINLETLLIRQNFLSDFSGIAESVSHLTNLTQLDLCFNSLTSLSHTNASLPKSLTILYICRNNLSTLGCRPSFLRFIKVFDLSYNARLPTAAFQGVDLGQINYLRLRSTSVKVVEFLNISNINARHVDFTGTGLNNNRLQELCKMLKNKVKQITNLHLGSNQIGFTMTSILSHCPTIKGGLDLSRNKLKKMNCMKFLEQQTKVKSFNAEHNHLTSLPTCKTKGGVRLNYLEEVSFRYNRILSVDSNAFYHMPKITTLKLNINIIAFLGREALKGLKKLNTLRLDNNLLTDLFNDTFEDNANLQTLNLRNNRISVIFNGTFRRLTKLTTLDLGGNKITHFDPSGLDGLTSLSKLYLDGNNLKEIETSISHVFQNTLTVLDLEGNQIRYLNGNIGSPFINMSKLSDLKLGWQRPYGLTILPRTLLRGLHSLKSLYLTNNNIYQLAPDTFDDLTALRFLTLDNCCVGVVDLKPGVFKNLRNLTRLTVENMGIQDISGEVFGNLTQLRKLQLNHNVMQSIRVDALRKLPKLQYLDIRNVPLACTCRNSFLQNWTQTNLKVQVVYLYNLLCPDQKQSFYNFDTKVCKTDLGKNLFFITATVIFLFTFTPLFYVKLYWKVKYSYYVFRCWFNEQWRKLREEEENCKYDAFISYNSSDEWWVMDQLLPNLEGNGSSFKLCLHHRDFEPGRYIVDNIVSAVYSSRKTICVMSKNFLQSEWCSLEIQLASYRLFDEHRDVLLLVFLEPISERQVSVYHHMRKVMLRKTYLQWPGSDCTNPGQAQDLFWNQLRRAMKTASRLEADDSDQTQDCATIESKENEHFVTSDETVYLIP; from the coding sequence ATGACAAGTCGAAcccagctgctgtcagtcacagttGTCCTCGGTGCTTTTCAGCTCATCAGTGGCTACAGCTTTAAGAACTGCATTGAACACTCATCGCCAAAAGGAAGATATTTCAACTGCATCCATCGAAATGTGAACAACATCTCTGCTATTATCGCTGACCTGCCGAAATCTGCCACCAATCTCACCATCTGCAGTACTGCTGTGGTGGACATACCCAGCAACAGCTTTGCCAATCTATCAATGCTCCAGTTCCTCAGACTCGATCATAACCACCTGAGGATCATCAGTGAAGCTGCCTTCCAAAACCTGCACCAACTAAAGTCTTTAAACTTGTCCTTTAACTATTTGTCAGAGCTCAGCTCTTCTGTGTTTAAAGACCTACACAATCTCACCTTTCTTTCACTGACAAACAACAATTTGAAGTTGCTCCCTGGGGGCATTTTTGTTTCTCTTATTAATTTAGAGACTTTACTGATAAGACAAAACTTTCTCAGTGATTTTTCAGGAATTGCTGAATCTGTGTCACATCTAACAAATCTAACCCAACTAGATCTTTGCTTTAACAGTCTGACCTCTCTTAGCCACACAAATGCATCACTACCCAAATCTCTCactattttatatatatgtagaAATAATCTAAGTACTTTAGGATGCAGGCCCTCGTTTCTCAGGTTCATCAAAGTTTTTGATTTGTCGTATAATGCTAGGCTCCCCACGGCGGCTTTTCAAGGGGTGGATTTGGGACAAATAAATTATCTGCGTTTGCGTTCAACAAGTGTCAAGGTAGTGGAGTTTCTAAACATCAGCAACATCAATGCAAGACATGTAGATTTCACTGGAACAGGTCTAAACAATAACAGGCTCCAGGAGCTTTGCAAAATGTTAAAGAATAAGGTTAAACAGATAACAAATTTGCATCTGGGCAGTAACCAGATTGGCTTTACTATGACAAGCATACTGAGCCATTGTCCTACAATCAAGGGGGGTCTGGATCTGTCCCGCAATAAGCTGAAAAAGATGAACTGTATGAAATTTCTGGAACAACAGACAAAAGTTAAAAGCTTCAATGCAGAGCACAACCACCTGACCTCCCTTCCAACGTGTAAAACAAAAGGGGGGGTTCGTCTAAATTATCTGGAAGAGGTGAGCTTTCGTTACAACCGCATTCTCTCAGTCGATTCTAATGCTTTCTATCATATGCCAAAGATTACGACGCTAAAACTTAACATAAACATAATTGCATTTCTTGGTCGCGAAGCTCTGAAAGGGCTAAAAAAGCTTAACACACTTCGTTTAGACAACAACCTCTTGACTGACTTGTTTAATGACACCTTTGAAGACAATGCTAATCTGCAAACACTCAACTTACGTAACAATCGCATTTCTGTGATCTTTAACGGGACTTTCCGCAGGCTCACAAAACTGACCACACTGGACCTTGGCGGTAATAAGATCACCCATTTTGACCCATCAGGTCTCGATGGACTAACAAGTCTGTCCAAACTCTATCTAGATGGAAACAATCTTAAAGAAATTGAAACTTCCATCTCTCATGTATTTCAGAATACACTCACAGTGCTGGATTTAGAAGGTAATCAGATCCGCTACTTGAATGGGAACATAGGCTCACCTTTTATAAACATGAGCAAACTCAGTGACCTGAAGCTGGGTTGGCAGCGACCCTATGGTCTCACTATCTTACCTCGCACACTTTTGCGTGGCCTTCACTCACTGAAATCCCTGTATCTGACGAACAATAACATCTACCAACTGGCTCCTGACACCTTTGATGATCTGACAGCCCTGCGCTTCCTCACACTGGATAACTGCTGTGTAGGGGTGGTAGATTTAAAACCAGGGGTATTTAAAAATCTGAGAAATTTAACCAGATTGACTGTCGAGAACATGGGCATTCAGGACATCTCGGGTGAGGTTTTTGGGAATCTTACACAGTTAAGGAAACTGCAGCTCAACCACAACGTGATGCAAAGCATTAGGGTAGACGCACTACGAAAGCTACCTAAACTCCAGTACCTTGACATTCGTAATGTTCCTTTAGCCTGTACCTGCAGGAACAGCTTTCTGCAAAACTGGACACAGACCAACCTAAAGGTTCAGGTTGTCTATCTCTATAATCTGCTGTGCCCTGatcaaaaacagagtttctaCAACTTTGACACCAAAGTTTGTAAAACAGATCTAGGGAAGAACCTGTTCTTTATCACAGCCACTGTGATCTTCCTCTTCACATTCACTCCTTTATTTTATGTCAAGCTCTACTGGAAGGTGAAGTACAGCTACTACGTTTTCCGCTGTTGGTTTAATGAACAGTGGCGCAAactcagagaggaggaggaaaattGCAAATATGATGCATTTATTTCCTATAACTCCTCTGATGAATGGTGGGTGATGGACCAGCTGCTGCCCAACCTCGAGGGAAATGGATCAAGTTTTAAACTCTGTCTGCATCACAGGGACTTTGAGCCAGGCCGTTATATTGTGGACAACATTGTCTCTGCCGTTTACAGCAGTCGTAAAACTATTTGCGTGATGAGCAAAAATTTCCTCCAGAGCGAATGGTGTTCTCTGGAAATTCAACTTGCCAGCTACAGACTCTTTGACGAGCACAGAGATGTTCTACTGCTGGTGTTTCTGGAGCCAATATCTGAGAGGCAGGTGTCAGTCTATCACCACATGAGGAAGGTCATGTTAAGAAAAACCTATCTGCAGTGGCCTGGCTCAGACTGCACAAACCCAGGACAGGCTCAGGACCTGTTCTGGAATCAGCTACGTAGGGCGATGAAAACAGCGAGCAGACTCGAAGCAGATGACAGTGATCAGACTCAAGACTGTGCTACAATTGAAAGTAAAGAGAATGAACATTTTGTGACTTCAGATGAAACCGTATACTTAATTCcttga
- the si:dkey-250k15.4 gene encoding uncharacterized protein si:dkey-250k15.4 yields the protein MSQMKNKILNVLNKHSKETLNSCSSVNSLAADCKCCKHHNNTHKPHKMKRWRSRKERTQMRAGGREAPKAKSHHHHQNIKNFSHFHNCCHSSCYCTPRKGEPYPNRIPAPQEPSIITDNRLIGHHGLFNHEVKSVDIERLLSEQKKREKSKQQVPEKSCILSRQSSASHNLSPFSSRDWSGRDTNEAVQCARMADPAANAPECREKEKTLSQESDITPGQRLQKPDPSSGSYKSILSSNHSSLDVVAFKNKKYNSVMSDRCTESPLSPTGDRDHVKKLKKKLKTHLISTPDHTPKEEKPPVLPTQAPGLRPSPLQCSSSPTTQSFNITHISQDFRCVSKSVSEVAARLCDFLHFPVLRKGNLVAESREEVLRALREKHGAHLRENLLKVKRSLGGGADLTRAMADEDALFPSDAPEHQSDNAVQFCFDIQRTHRKTPEWLTEPMDTSTSLLDGVLRPSFSPTLYMNCEPPEVSANNHSFSNSADSCWAEFSSSQHWGESFSRSTSKESFLCDSFENSYLNHSSASTGSFRPQYGGNNIQPFFTHTAQLTDRRAAEPGPFLTDRYSNYQSFCAQNRHPTQSNNFHTFSQFTQPSSCPSLRPHYTDMIHYPPSHMLEIEAAPPLSSLPSPEPWSFPPMRLY from the exons ATGAGCCAGATGAAAAATAAGATTTTAAATGTTCTCAATAAGCATTCAAAAGAAACACTAAATAGCTGTTCCTCAGTGAACAGCTTGGCTGCAGACTGCAAATGTTGTAAACATCACAATAATACCCACAAACCGCACAAAATGAAACGATGGAGGAGCCGCAAGGAGAGGACTCAGATGAGGGCTGGTGGAAGAGAGGCCCCAAAAGCTAAATCGCATCACCATCACCAAAACATCAAgaacttttcacattttcacaactGTTGTCACAGTAGCTGTTATTGCACTCCAAGGAAAGGGGAGCCATATCCAAACAGAATTCCTGCACCACAGGAGCCTAGCATCATCACAGACAACCGCCTCATCGGCCACCATGGGCTGTTCAACCATGAGGTGAAGTCTGTTGACATCGAACGCTTGTTAAGTGAGCAGAAGAAACGAGAGAAAAGTAAACAGCAAGTGCCCGAAAAGAGCTGTATTCTATCACGTCAATCTTCAGCATCTCACAATCTATCTCCATTCTCCAGTAGGGATTGGTCAGGTAGAGATACTAATGAGGCTGTGCAGTGTGCAAGGATGGCAGACCCTGCTGCAAATGCCCCAGAGTGCAGGGAAAAAGAGAAGACTCTCAGCCAAGAGTCAGATATTACACCAGGCCAGCGACTGCAAAAACCTGATCCATCATCTGGAAGCTATAAAAGCATTTTGTCATCTAACCACAGCTCCCTTGATGTAGTTGCATTCAAGAACAAGAAGTACAATTCTGTGATGTCTGACAGGTGCACGGAGTCCCCGTTGTCTCCCACCGGTGACAGAGACCATGTCAAGAAGTTAAAAAAGAAGTTAAAGACACACTTGATTTCTACTCCTGATCACACTCCAAAAGAAGAGAAGCCTCCTGTCCTGCCGACACAAGCCCCTGGTCTGCGCCCAAGCCCACTTCAGTGTTCCAGCTCACCCACTACTCAGAGCTTCAACATAACACACATAAGTCAGGATTTCCGCTGTGTATCAAAGTCCGTCAGTGAAGTTGCAGCGCGTTTGTGCGACTTTCTGCACTTCCCCGTTCTGAGAAAGGGAAACCTAGTGGCAGAAAGCAGGGAGGAGGTGTTGAGAGCACTGCGGGAGAAGCATGGAGCACACCTTCGGGAGAACCTTCTCAAGGTGAAGCGTTCCCTCGGGGGTGGTGCTGATCTCACAAGGGCTATGGCAGATGAAGATGCGCTCTTCCCTTCAG ATGCCCCTGAACACCAATCTGACAATGCCgttcagttttgttttgatatCCAAAGAACCCACAGAAAG ACTCCTGAATGGTTGACAGAGCCCATGGATACTTCTACCAGTCTTCTGGACGGTGTCCTCAGACCTAGTTTCTCTCCCACACTCTACATGAACTGTGAGCCCCCTGAGGTCTCAGCAAATAATCATTCGTTCTCTAATTCTGCCGACTCATGTTGGGCAGAGTTCTCATCATCTCAACACTGGGGGGAAAGTTTCAGCAGGTCGACGAGCAAAGAGTCATTTTTGTGTGATTCTTTTGAAAATAGCTACTTGAACCACAGCAGTGCATCTACAGGGAGCTTCAGGCCACAGTATGGTGGCAACAACATTCAGCCCTTCTTTACTCACACAGCCCAGCTGACAGACCGACGTGCAGCAGAGCCAGGGCCCTTTTTAACTGACAGGTACTCAAATTATCAGTCTTTTTGCGCCCAAAATCGCCATCCCACCCAGAGCAACAACTTTCATACATTCAGCCAATTCACCCAGCCCTCAAGTTGCCCATCACTTAGGCCCCACTACACTGACATGATACATTATCCCCCATCTCACATGCTTGAAATAGAGGCAGCACCTCCCTTGTCCTCTTTACCGAGCCCTGAACCCTGGTCCTTCCCTCCAATGAGACTGTACTGA
- the pafah1b3 gene encoding platelet-activating factor acetylhydrolase IB subunit gamma — MSAEDPNPAATPTPCQDTQGDGRWMSLHNRFVSDSKDKEPDVLFVGDSLIQLMHQFGIWRQLFSPLHALNFGVGGDATQHVLWRLTNGELDNISPKVVVLWVGTNNHGHTPEQICSGIMAIVQVIKNKLPHARTLILGLLPRGKSPNPLRERNAKVNKLVQEAVSSLPHASFLNVDPGFVHSSGAISHQDMYDYLHLTPQGYQAVCEPLHAHLKSMLEKPAEN; from the exons ATGAGTGCAGAAGACCCAAATCCTGCCGCCACACCCACCCCATGTCAAGACACCCAGGGAGATGGCCGATGGATGTCTCTG cacAACCGCTTTGTGTCTgacagcaaagacaaagaacCTGATGTTCTGTTTGTTGGAGACTCTctcattcagctcatgcacCAGTTCGGG ATATGGAGgcagctgttttctcctctccaTGCCCTAAATTTTGGAGTAGGTGGTGATGCAACACAGCATGTGCTATGGAGACTGACAAACGGCGAGCTGGATAACATCAGCCCCAAG GTTGTAGTTCTGTGGGTAGGCACCAATAATCACGGACACACTCCGGAACAGATCTGCAGCGGCATCATGGCTATTGTCCAGGTCATCAAGAACAAGCTTCCCCATGCTCGCACGCTCATACTT GGTCTTCTGCCAAGAGGAAAATCCCCAAATCCTCTCCGAGAACGAAATGCCAAAGTGAACAAACTGGTTCAGGAGGCTGTGTCATCCCTCCCACATGCCTCTTTCCTCAATGTGGACCCAGGCTTTGTTCATTCCAGCGGTGCCATCTCTCACCAGGATATGTATGACTACCTTCACCTGACCCCTCAGGGCTACCAGGCCGTGTGTGAACCCCTGCATGCTCATCTCAAATCAATGCTGGAAAAACCTGCTGAGAACTGA